One stretch of Oncorhynchus gorbuscha isolate QuinsamMale2020 ecotype Even-year linkage group LG21, OgorEven_v1.0, whole genome shotgun sequence DNA includes these proteins:
- the urp2 gene encoding urotensin II-related peptide codes for MTTISVGRVKTSTPTSSRDRRLKMDPVTSSPDRRAQILKMLSALEELSRVINSTLSTRMTMMPRGSANGRNSGKKKKAVAEADRVKTTTVPPVDVGGSVTAWPSTDGIDSLSGRNFKKSLPQQPKKPSNKRVCFWKYCSQN; via the exons ATGACCACCATCTCTGTTGGTCGAGTAAAGACCTCCACACCCACCAGCAGTCGGGATAGACGATTGAAGATGGATCCGGTGACGAGCAGTCCAGATAGACGAGCCCAGATCCTGAAGATGCTGTCAGCGCTGGAGGAACTCAGCAGGGTGATCAACAGCACTCTGAGCACACGGATGACCATGATGCCCAGAGGGTCAGCAAACGGCAGAAATTCAGGAAAGAAGAAGAAAGCG GTAGCTGAGGCGGATAGAGTGAAAACCACCACAGTGCCTCCTGTGGATGTTGGAGGTAGCGTCACTGCATGGCCCAGCACTGACGGCATAGACAGTCTGAGTGGCCGAAACTTCAAGAAGTCCCTCCCACAGCAACCCAAGAAGCCCAGCAACAAGAGAG TGTGTTTCTGGAAGTACTGCTCCCAAAACTGA